In Gemmata obscuriglobus, a single genomic region encodes these proteins:
- a CDS encoding glutamate-5-semialdehyde dehydrogenase, producing MSAALPASTLAPDDLSALCLGLAQRAKAASRVLTTVPTAAKNRWLLLAADALLAHQDELIAENAKDVAAAPGFGLNAAAIDRLTLNPKRIAAAAEGLRQVAALPDPVGEVREATERPNGLQVLKVGVPLGVVFFIYESRPNVTTDAAALCVKSGNAVILRGGKEALHSNTALHHLLSIELVRAGLPANAVQLVPTTDRQAVGHLLAMNDLIDLAIPRGGKSLIQRVAAEARMPVIKHFDGVCHVYVDAAADLAVAERIIVNAKCQRPGTCNAAECLLVHAGVADEFLPRAGAALQAKGVELRGCPETCRRVPGARAATEDDYRTEYLDLVLSVKVVAGFDEAVEHIATYGSHHTDAIVTRDIGAARAFTRRVDSAAVMVNASTRFNDGFELGLGAEIGISTNKFHARGPCGLRELTTYKFVVTGDGHVRE from the coding sequence GTGTCCGCCGCTCTCCCCGCGAGCACGCTCGCGCCCGACGATCTGTCCGCCCTCTGCCTCGGTCTCGCCCAGCGGGCAAAGGCCGCGTCCCGCGTACTCACCACCGTCCCGACCGCCGCGAAGAACCGGTGGCTGCTGTTGGCCGCTGACGCACTGCTCGCGCATCAGGACGAGTTGATCGCGGAGAATGCGAAAGACGTCGCCGCCGCGCCCGGGTTCGGGCTGAACGCCGCAGCGATCGACCGCCTCACACTCAACCCGAAGCGCATCGCCGCTGCCGCAGAGGGACTGCGCCAGGTCGCGGCGCTCCCCGATCCTGTCGGGGAAGTGCGCGAAGCGACCGAGCGACCGAACGGGCTGCAGGTGCTCAAGGTCGGCGTGCCGCTCGGCGTGGTGTTCTTCATTTACGAATCGCGCCCGAACGTCACCACCGACGCGGCGGCGCTGTGCGTGAAGAGTGGCAACGCAGTCATCCTCCGCGGCGGCAAAGAGGCCCTGCACTCGAACACCGCCCTGCACCACCTTCTGAGCATCGAACTGGTGCGCGCGGGGCTTCCTGCGAACGCGGTGCAACTCGTACCGACCACGGACCGCCAAGCGGTCGGCCACCTGCTCGCGATGAACGACTTGATTGATCTGGCCATTCCCCGCGGCGGGAAGTCGCTGATACAGCGTGTCGCGGCCGAAGCCCGCATGCCGGTCATCAAGCACTTCGACGGCGTGTGCCACGTGTACGTCGATGCCGCGGCCGACCTCGCGGTCGCCGAGCGCATCATTGTGAACGCCAAGTGCCAGCGCCCCGGGACGTGCAACGCGGCCGAGTGCCTGTTGGTTCACGCCGGGGTGGCCGACGAGTTCCTCCCCCGCGCCGGGGCCGCGCTTCAGGCAAAGGGCGTCGAGCTGCGCGGGTGCCCGGAAACGTGCCGACGGGTCCCGGGCGCGCGGGCCGCGACCGAGGACGATTACCGGACCGAGTACCTGGACCTCGTCCTCTCGGTCAAGGTGGTCGCCGGTTTCGACGAAGCGGTGGAACACATTGCGACTTACGGCTCGCACCACACGGACGCGATCGTGACGCGGGACATCGGCGCGGCCCGGGCGTTCACCCGTCGGGTCGATTCGGCCGCGGTCATGGTGAACGCCAGCACGCGCTTCAATGACGGGTTCGAGTTGGGGTTAGGCGCAGAAATCGGTATCAGCACGAACAAGTTTCACGCGCGCGGCCCGTGTGGGCTGCGCGAGCTGACGACCTACAAGTTCGTCGTCACCGGCGACGGGCACGTCCGCGAGTGA
- a CDS encoding TIGR02996 domain-containing protein: MSGESACLRSVVATPTDKTPRLVYTDWLDENNQPCKRLYGKQNS; this comes from the coding sequence ATGAGTGGCGAGTCCGCGTGTCTGCGTTCCGTTGTTGCAACACCAACCGATAAAACCCCGCGGTTGGTGTACACTGACTGGCTTGATGAAAATAACCAGCCGTGTAAGAGGCTGTACGGAAAGCAGAACTCCTGA
- the folP gene encoding dihydropteroate synthase gives MSPLVWHLRNRVIHFGRRPLVMGIVNVTPDSFSDGGRFFDPSAAVAHALQLIRDGADILDIGGESTRPGAAPVSLADELQRVVPVVAELAQRTDVPLSVDTMKAEVARASLAAGAAVINDVAGFRDPAMVAVAREFRAGAVVMHMRGEPATMQHNPQYSDVVAEVTGYLQERLRVLGESGIPPERVCLDPGIGFGKTLEHNLTLLANLNTVADLHRPVCLGVSRKGFIGKLCGRELTERDPGSLAVGCFAAARGAAHILRVHDVRGARDAAVLLDAIDQHKH, from the coding sequence ATGTCTCCACTCGTGTGGCACCTCCGGAATCGCGTCATTCACTTCGGGCGGCGCCCGCTGGTGATGGGAATCGTCAACGTCACCCCCGACAGCTTCTCCGACGGCGGGCGGTTCTTCGACCCCTCTGCGGCTGTTGCGCACGCCCTACAACTGATCCGTGATGGCGCCGACATCCTCGACATCGGCGGCGAATCCACACGTCCGGGGGCGGCGCCCGTTTCTCTCGCGGACGAGTTACAGCGGGTGGTGCCCGTCGTCGCGGAGCTGGCGCAGCGGACGGACGTGCCGCTCTCCGTAGACACGATGAAAGCCGAGGTCGCACGCGCGAGCCTTGCAGCCGGAGCAGCGGTCATTAACGACGTGGCCGGGTTTCGCGATCCGGCGATGGTCGCAGTCGCACGCGAGTTCCGCGCCGGTGCGGTCGTGATGCACATGCGGGGCGAACCGGCCACAATGCAGCACAACCCGCAGTACAGCGACGTAGTTGCGGAGGTCACCGGCTACCTGCAAGAGAGGTTGCGGGTTCTGGGCGAATCCGGTATCCCTCCAGAAAGGGTGTGCCTCGACCCCGGTATCGGGTTCGGGAAGACGCTGGAGCACAACCTCACCCTGCTTGCGAACCTGAACACGGTCGCGGACCTCCATCGACCGGTGTGTCTGGGCGTGTCCCGCAAAGGTTTCATTGGGAAGCTCTGCGGGCGCGAGTTGACCGAACGCGACCCCGGTTCGTTGGCCGTCGGGTGTTTCGCGGCGGCCCGCGGTGCGGCCCACATCCTTCGCGTTCACGACGTGAGGGGCGCCCGCGACGCCGCTGTTCTGCTCGACGCCATCGACCAACACAAGCACTGA
- a CDS encoding transglutaminase domain-containing protein has product MPSRVVVVAVVLFAASALRAADPAPWWDAEVESALTGAKDNRKELEQALRAVPPEQRKGMAFLIANMPDADRAALKAEFLLTNVDLAYKARNETRWGKDVPEELFLNDVLPYANVDEKRDAWRKEFYELCMPMVKDCKTPTEAVQALNAELFKKLKLGYSTQRRAPNQSPKESIEQGKASCTGLSIVLSDACRSVGIPARLVGTPLWVDKRGNHTWVEIWDRGWHFTGACEPDPAGLDRGWFVGAAAQAKKDEPQHAIYAASFKKSSQHFPLVWAPRNHGVPGENVTDHYARKAAPDAKAETAKSESALKELRAALEAKPAALADLANKPFAKIPLTKADAATARQLLWDAHAATIKTDRAAEIKDRVIKEDKLEMPFSYKTFGAKPKDGRSLWISMHGGGNAPKQVNDGQWENQKKLYTVEEGIYLAPRAPTNTWNLWHEAHIDRMFARLIEDLIVLEDVNPNRVYVLGYSAGGDGVYQLAPRMADHWAGAAMMAGHPNGVPLLSLRNVPFALQVGGNDSAYNRNKVGKEYGEQLDKLQKDDPKGYEHFVKIHKGKPHWMGLEDKVALPWMAKFTRNPVPEKVVWKQTGAPHDRSYWLAVPKSEAKGDSLVVATRAGQTVEIATAEKVSKLIVRFDDRTADLDKPVEVKQGGKTLFAGIAPRTVGTLVKTLAGRGDPGLVFDAEVEVELPEKK; this is encoded by the coding sequence GTGCCGAGCCGTGTCGTCGTCGTTGCCGTCGTACTATTCGCCGCGAGCGCCCTGCGCGCCGCCGACCCCGCCCCGTGGTGGGACGCCGAGGTGGAGTCCGCGCTCACGGGCGCGAAGGACAACCGCAAGGAACTGGAGCAGGCGCTGCGCGCCGTCCCCCCCGAGCAGCGCAAGGGGATGGCGTTCCTCATCGCCAACATGCCGGACGCCGACCGCGCCGCGCTGAAGGCCGAGTTCCTGCTCACGAACGTGGACCTGGCGTACAAGGCCCGCAACGAAACGCGGTGGGGCAAGGACGTTCCCGAGGAGCTGTTCCTCAACGACGTGCTCCCCTACGCGAACGTGGACGAGAAGCGCGACGCGTGGCGCAAAGAGTTCTACGAGCTGTGCATGCCGATGGTGAAGGACTGCAAGACGCCCACCGAGGCGGTGCAGGCGCTCAACGCGGAACTGTTCAAAAAGCTGAAGCTCGGGTACTCGACGCAGCGGCGGGCGCCGAACCAGAGCCCGAAGGAGTCCATCGAGCAGGGGAAGGCGTCCTGCACGGGGCTGTCGATCGTGCTGAGCGACGCGTGCCGGTCCGTGGGCATCCCGGCCCGGCTGGTCGGCACGCCGCTGTGGGTGGACAAGCGCGGGAACCACACCTGGGTCGAGATCTGGGACCGGGGCTGGCACTTCACCGGCGCCTGCGAACCGGACCCGGCCGGGCTGGACCGCGGGTGGTTCGTCGGCGCCGCGGCGCAGGCCAAGAAAGATGAGCCCCAGCACGCGATTTACGCCGCGAGCTTCAAGAAGTCGTCGCAGCACTTCCCGCTGGTGTGGGCGCCGCGGAACCACGGCGTGCCGGGCGAGAACGTGACCGACCACTACGCGCGGAAGGCCGCGCCGGACGCGAAGGCCGAGACCGCCAAATCGGAATCGGCTCTGAAGGAGCTCCGGGCGGCGCTCGAAGCCAAGCCGGCGGCGCTCGCGGACCTCGCCAACAAGCCCTTCGCGAAAATCCCGCTGACGAAGGCCGACGCCGCGACCGCCCGCCAACTGCTGTGGGACGCGCACGCCGCGACCATCAAGACGGACCGCGCGGCCGAGATCAAGGACCGGGTCATCAAAGAAGACAAGCTCGAGATGCCGTTCTCGTACAAGACGTTCGGGGCCAAGCCGAAGGACGGGCGGAGCCTGTGGATCTCGATGCACGGCGGCGGCAACGCCCCGAAGCAGGTGAACGACGGCCAGTGGGAGAACCAGAAGAAGCTGTACACGGTGGAAGAGGGCATTTACCTCGCCCCGCGCGCGCCGACGAACACCTGGAACCTCTGGCACGAAGCGCACATCGACCGCATGTTCGCCCGGCTCATCGAGGACCTGATCGTGCTCGAGGACGTGAACCCGAACCGCGTGTACGTGCTGGGGTACTCGGCCGGCGGCGACGGGGTGTACCAGCTCGCCCCGCGGATGGCGGACCACTGGGCCGGCGCGGCGATGATGGCCGGGCACCCGAACGGCGTGCCGCTGCTGTCGCTGCGGAACGTGCCGTTCGCGCTCCAGGTGGGCGGAAACGACTCGGCGTACAACCGCAACAAGGTTGGCAAGGAGTACGGCGAACAGCTCGACAAGCTCCAGAAGGACGACCCGAAGGGGTACGAGCACTTCGTGAAGATCCACAAGGGCAAGCCCCACTGGATGGGACTCGAAGACAAGGTGGCGCTGCCGTGGATGGCGAAGTTCACCCGCAACCCGGTGCCCGAGAAGGTGGTGTGGAAGCAGACCGGGGCGCCGCACGATCGGTCGTACTGGCTCGCGGTCCCGAAGAGCGAGGCGAAGGGTGATTCGCTCGTGGTCGCGACCCGCGCCGGCCAGACGGTCGAGATCGCAACCGCGGAAAAGGTGTCGAAGCTCATCGTCCGGTTCGACGACCGGACCGCCGACCTCGACAAGCCCGTGGAGGTGAAGCAAGGGGGCAAGACACTGTTCGCCGGAATCGCGCCCCGCACGGTCGGCACGTTGGTGAAAACCCTCGCTGGCCGCGGCGACCCGGGGCTGGTGTTCGATGCCGAGGTGGAAGTGGAACTGCCTGAGAAGAAATGA
- a CDS encoding glutathione peroxidase: MKALLVAAVAAVAGFALVGHAEDKKVSPLDYKMKDIDGKDVELSKYKGKVVLFVNVASKCGLTPQYNALQALHEKYEKEGLVLIGVPANEFGAQEPGTDTEIKKFCSTEYKVTFPMLAKVAVKGDKQVPLYKTLVEATPNKEGKIEPVSWNFEKFLVGRDGTVVARFKPQTKPDAPEITKAIETELAKKVK, translated from the coding sequence ATGAAGGCGCTGTTAGTCGCGGCCGTCGCCGCCGTCGCCGGGTTCGCGCTCGTCGGTCACGCGGAGGACAAGAAGGTGAGCCCGCTCGACTACAAGATGAAAGACATCGACGGAAAAGACGTCGAGCTGTCGAAGTACAAGGGTAAGGTGGTCCTGTTCGTGAACGTGGCCAGCAAGTGCGGCCTCACCCCCCAGTACAACGCCCTCCAGGCGCTCCACGAGAAATACGAGAAGGAAGGGCTCGTGCTGATCGGCGTCCCGGCCAACGAGTTCGGCGCCCAGGAGCCCGGCACCGACACAGAGATCAAGAAGTTCTGCAGCACCGAGTACAAGGTCACGTTCCCGATGCTGGCGAAGGTGGCCGTGAAGGGCGACAAGCAGGTGCCGCTGTACAAGACGTTGGTCGAAGCCACCCCGAATAAAGAGGGGAAAATCGAACCGGTGAGTTGGAACTTCGAGAAGTTCCTGGTCGGCCGTGACGGCACAGTGGTGGCGCGCTTCAAGCCGCAGACCAAGCCGGACGCACCCGAGATCACGAAGGCGATCGAAACCGAACTCGCCAAGAAGGTCAAGTAA